The nucleotide window AATCCAGATCGACCGCCACCCTGACGCAGCTTTCGGAGGTATCATGCGATTCTCAACCCGCACCATCCTCCTTGCAGTATTCTTTTGGCTTGCCGCGTGCAATTTCCCCACTCCGGGAACCCTCCCGCCGACTCCGGAATCCCCCGTTGCCACCCCGACCAAAAAGAGTCCAGCATCGGCGACGCGCACGGAGACGGCCGTCGTGGCGGGTATGGGGGAAACCCCCACGCCGACCCAAACCGGCTTGCCGCAAGCCGGCCCGATCCCGCGCTTGGAGGAGGGAACTGCGTTGGCGATCGCGCACATCGATATGATCGACGCCGAAAAGGGATGGGCGATCGGGGGCTCCGCCGACCCCCGGACGCGGGACCATGTCCTTTGGACCGGGAACGGCGGAGGATTTTGGAAGGACGTCACCCCGCCGGAGAATACCCTTGTGGATCCGCCCACCGAGCGGGTGGCGGTCGGCGGATTCTGGGATTCCGAAACGGCGCTGGTGACCTACTATTCCGCAAATCTTCAGCTCCCCTCGGATCCGCCGGTCGTCTGGAAGACGACCGACGGCGGATCCGCTTGGACACCCAGCGCCCCGCTGGATCTCTCCAGATGGACGGGAGAGTACCGCATCTCCGACGTCTTCTTCATCAATGTGAACACCGCCTGGATCCTGGCGCATAAAGGCGACGATCCCGCCTCCGACCGGATCGCCCTCTTCCAGACCTTAAACGGCGGGAACACTTGGCAGATGGTGACCGATCCGGCCGTGGACTCCCCGATCCAGCAATGCGAAAAGACGGGGATCCTATTTACCGGTCCCTGGAACGGTTGGATGACCGGCGACTGCCGCGGAAACCGTCCGGGAGTATTCCTCTTCCAGACCTTCGACGGCGGCAAGAGCTGGAGCGAAGCCAAGCTCCCGAGTCCCGCGGCGCCGCCCGGGCTGTTTACGTCCGGCAACTTCTCCTGCAGGATCCAGCCGCCGGCGTTCTTTGCTCAGCAAACCAACCTGCTCCTGCCCGTGGAATGCACCTCCAAAACCTCTCCCACCACCGCCGCCTTCCTGTTCTCTTCCAATCTGGACGGCTCAAATTGGCATATCATGGATTATCCCGGCGGGATGATGGTGGTCCGCAGTTCCGGCGACGGGCGGGTGTACCGCGGGGACGTGGTCAGCGGCCTGGCCGTCGGAGAAGAACTATACATTTACACCGGGACGACCGAGATATGGGAAAAGATCGATCCCATTGATTGGAGCGGGCAATTCGACTTCATCGATTGGAACAAGGGTTGGGCCGCCGCGCACAAGGACGGAACTCCGCTGTTGATGTACACCAAGGACGGCGGGCGGAGTTGGACCGAGATCCGTCCGGTGGCAGCGGAGGGGTAATCCCGCCCAAAGCGCAAAGCCTTCGGCGGCCCCCCCGCCATTTTTGCGGGAGCCGCCTTTTTTTCACCCCGCGGCGGGAACCCGCCCCTCCCTGCCGATCGGATGGCGGACGAAACTCCGCGGGCGGGAAGGTGTTTTAACCAAACACGGACCCGGGTGCGGCGAAACGGATTGGATGGACGCCTGAACGGTTGCTCAAGGTTCCATCCGGCGCTTCGATCCCATCCCTGGCGCGGTAAGGTTATGGTATCATCCCGCCCTATCCTCGTCTTTCGGAGAATTCCCCGTTTATGACCCGATACAGCGTCATCGTCAATCCCACGTCCGGCCGCGGTGAAGGCGGATTCAACATCCCCAAGGCCAAGCAGCTCCTCAGCGCGCTCGGCGTCACCTTCGACCTTGCCCGCACCGAACGGCCGATGCACGCCGTGGAACTGGCCCGCCGCGCGGCGGGTGAAGGGTACGACGTGGTCGTCTCGATGGGCGGGGACGGAACCGCCAACGAGGTGCTGAACGGCCTGATGCAGGCCAAGCTGGCCGGCGAGGGCGAAGCCGCGATGGGGATTATCACCGTCGGCCGGGGGAACGATTTCGGGCACGGGATCGACGTCCCCCGCGGGCTGGAACCCTCCTGCCGGATCCTGGCGGCCGGGAAGCGCAAGCGGATGGACGTCGGCAAGGTCACCGGCGGCTTGTTCCCGCAAGGCAGATATTTCGGGAACGGGATCGGGATCGGGTTCGACACCATTGTCGGATTCGAAGCCGCAAAACTTACCTGGCTGTCGGGGTTTCCCTCCTACCTGGCCGCCGCGCTGAAAACCATCTTCCTCTACTTCCGCGCCCCGCTCCTTCGGATCACGCACGACGGCGGAACGATCGAACAACCCGCGCTGATGGTCTCGGTGATGAACGGGCGGCGGATGGGCGGTTCGTTCCACATGGCGCCGCAATCGAAGAACGACGACGGGAAATTCACCGTGTGCCTCGCCGGGCAAGTCAGCCGGGCGGGGATTTTCCTGCTGATCCCGCGCTTCATCCAGGGCACGCAGGCCGGGCATCCGGCGATCCGCTACCTGGAAACCTCCAAACTGGAGGTGGAAGCCCTGAGCGGGACGATCGCGGCCCACGCCGACGGGGAAACCCTCTCGACCGACGCCCCCCGGATGTCCGCCGAAATCTTCCCCAGGGCGATCGACGTCATCGTCGGCGGATAGGATCCCGCGGATGAACATCGCGCAGACGGTGGTGTATTCTCCGATCCGGGCCCTCGGCCGGACCTTGTGCCGCGTGCACGACGAAGAACTCGCGCGGATACCGCATCAGGGTCCGCTGTTGATCGTCGCCAACCACGTGAATTTTCTCGACGTCCCGATTTTCTACACCCACCTGATCCCCCGCTCGGTCACCGGATTCGCCAAGATCGAAACCTGGAAGAACCCGGCGATCGGCTTGCTTTTCTCGCTCGGCGGAGCGATCCCCATCCGCCGCGGCGTGGTCGACCGCACCGCCTTCGGGCGGGCGCGCGACGCCCTGCGCGCGGGACGGATTCTGGCGATCGCGCCGGAGGGCACCCGCAGCGGAGACGGCCGCCTGCAAAAGGCGCAAACCGGCGTCTCCGTGCTGGCGCTCGAGAGCGGCGCACCGGTCCTCCCGGTAGCGTACTACGGCGGAGAGAATTTCCGGCGCAACATCGTCCGCCTTGTCCGGACCGATTTCCACTTCCGGGTCGGGACTCCCTTCCGCGTGCGCCTGGAGGGCGGCCGCCCGACCCGCGAGGCGCGCGAAAACATCACCGCCGACATCATGTACCGGCTGGCGGCGTTGATGCCGCCGGAGTACCGCGGCCATTATGCGGATCTCTCCAAGGCGACCAACCGCTATTTGGTAGATTCCAACGATTGCCATTCACCGCGCATCTCCTAGGCCTTTTCCTCATCCCATCCCCCGTTGCTCTCTCTCTTTTTCCCCATCGGCTTGCCCGGAATCGGGATAAGCTCTTGGCCGGACACTCCGGAGTCCGTGCTCCCCACCTCATCCGATGGGGAAATAGGCGGTGACGATCCGCCCTACTTTTCCACCCGCACCCAAAGACGAACCCCGTCGGTCGCCAGCTCGATCCACCCCCGAGCGTCCGTCCGCAACAGGTCGGTCCCTTCCGGCCAGCCCAAATCCGCTTCGAACGGCCAGATGCCCGCCGACGGCCGGGCTGCGCCCAGCCATTCCGAAAGACCGCCGCTTTTCTTCACGGAATACGGGAATACGGCGATCTGCGCGGCCGGCACCCTGCCCTGAGTCAGCATCCGGCCGCTGAGTTCTTCGTCCAGCCCGTCGAGAATCAACCAGCGCGCCGCTCCGTATTCCACGGCGAGGATCACTCCCGCCTCCCCCTGCCCCAGAACCCTCAGCCGCGACCCGCCGCCGAGGTCAAGCCCAAAACCTTCGCCGGCTTCCACGACCGGGATTCCCCGTTCCACGCAGGCGGTGAGAAAACCGGCCAGGGTTTTTCGGTTTCGGTCCGTGCCGGCGGGGATCAGCACGCCGCCGATCTCGTAGCGCTCCCCGATTTCGCCGAGCGCGGATGCGCTTTCCGCGGCGGCGGATCCGACCACGACCCAATCCAACCGCTGCGGGCCGTAGCCGAGGATCCGTCCCAACCCGGAGGCGAGGAGGTTGGGGTCCCCGCCGGCGTCGATCAGCACCGTTCCGCCGGAGGGAGACCGCAGCAGCATAGCCTCCCCACCGGTGGCAAGCACCGTCAGATGCAGGCGGCCGTCGGGCAGGTTGAAAAAGACTCCCCAAGCGAGGTAAGCGCCCGCGGCGAGGACCGGGACCGCGAGGGAGCAGGCTTTTGCCGCAATCGTCTTCCCCCATGCGGGTCGCGGAAATTTTCCGAACGCCGACAGCGCGGTCCCCCCAAACAGCGCCAGGTAATACACGGCGATCCAGGACGGCGGGATATGTCTGGTCGGCAACCAGAGGGAAGAGAAATCCGCCCCCCATTCCACCACGCGGATCGTATACGCCGTCGGCGCCCAGCCGGCCCAAGCCAGCGCCTGTCCGGCCGGAAGCCAAACCATCCCGAGCATCAGCGCCAATCCGCCGCCGATCATCACCATCGGCTGAACCGAAAGGATGAGCGGGTTGACGGCGAAGGCGCTGAGGGAAAGCGAACTGAAGTAATACAGCATGAGCGGCAGGGTGGTGATCTGCGCCGCCGCCGTCATCAGGAATATCTCGCCCGCCGCCGACGCCAACGCGCGGGCCTTTTCTTTCGAGAGGCGGCGCAGCAAACGCTCCGCTCCGTTCTGCAGCGGATCGGCGTAGAGGATGAGCCCCAGCGCCGCGGCGAAGGACAATTGAAATCCGATGTCCCACAGCGCCCAAGGGCTAAACGCCGTCATCGCCGCGCCGGCGAAGGCCAGCGAGGTCAATCCGTGCGAGCGCCGCCCCTGCGAGCGGCCGAACATCGCCATGCCGCCCATGACCGCCGCGCGGACGACCGACGCCGCCGCCCCGACCAGGACGGTGTAAAGCGCGATTCCGAGGACGGCGATCAGCCAGCCGGGGATCCGGCGCGGAAGCCGTTTGGTCAGCGCGAGGAAGATTCCGGCGATGATCGAGATGTTGAATCCGGAGATCGCCACGATGTGGGAGGTGCCGGTCCGCGCAAACGCATCCTGGACCGGAAGGGGAATGCCGGATTCGTCGCCGAGCAGAATCCCCGCCAGCAGAGCGCATTCCGGCTCGGGAAACAGCCGGCGCAAAACCGCCTGGGCGCGGCGGCGGACGGCGAACAGCGCGGCCCGCAACGGATCGGCCGATCCCGGCGAAGACGACCGCAGAACCGGATCCTCCAGGACGCCGAATACCCCCTGGCGCGCGAGGTAGAGGGCGTAATCGAATCCCCGGATTTCCGGGGGCGGCTGCAGGCGGGCGTACAGCACGAGCCGGTCGCCGCAGCGCGGCCTCCAGCCCTCGGGAGGACGGGGAAAAAACACCAGCACCGCCCCCTCCAAATCGCGGATCTCCGTTTCGCCGTCCGGGAGTATCCGCTCCACGCGCGCGCGGATTCGGAATCCGCCTCCCTTGGGAATCGGATCCTCCTCCAGGACGACTTCGTAGACGCCGGAGGCATTCAGGTAGGCTCCGACGAATCCGGGTCCGGGTTTGGGTTGGGCTGCGGAGAGGCGCGCGCTTCCGAGGAAAAAAAACGCCAAGCCGAGAATCGCAATCCGCAGCCTCCGGAGGGTGAAAGCCAATAGGAAAAACGACACTCCGGCAGTCAATGCGGCGGCGAACGGCAAGCCCAGGATGGGCGCCAAACCGATTCCGGCCATCCAGAATACGCAAAGATAAAAGAGCGTCATAGATCCCCCTGGAAGAAATGCGCGGCGATACTTATATCACGACCGGATTATTCCGGCCAGCGACGCCCCCGTCAAGGGGCTTTCCATAAACGGCATGATGCTGCCTCCGGATCGTCATGCCCGCCCCTGCCCTGAGAAGCGGGGTGATCGCAGCCGGCATCCAGTCGTGCAAACCCCGGATTCCCGCCAAACCCACCCCCGGCGAAGAACGCGCCGAGGGCCGGCGCGGGAATGACAAACCATCTCCGGCAGGGGATTTTACATAAATACCAATCATGACTCCACTGTAAAAAGCCGTTTCTCACCGCAAAGACGCGAAGAACGCCAAGTTTTTCCCAATAATTCTTTGCGGACTTGGCGTCTTTGCAATAATTTTTCAAGTTCCTGCAAAGGAGTCGGGAATTCACTTTATCGACAGCCCGGTGGAGGGGGTCACTCCTTCGCCAGCCGCGGCAGCCAGAAGACGGTGAGGACGACGGCGACGATCGCCATCGCCGATCCGAAGTAGAAAGGCGCGGACGCCCCGAACCCCTGCCAGGTCGAAATCCCCTGCCATAGAATCCCCGCGATCAGCGACGCCGGAAAAGCCATGATCCCGACCGCGGCGTTAAAAATTCCATAGGCGGTGCCGCGGGTTTCCGGCACGGTCAGGTCGGCGACGTAGGCGCGGGCGGTGCCTTCGACCATCGCGTAATACAGGCCGTACAGCGCGTAGAGAATCCAAATCTGCCAGGAAGCCCCGGCGGCGGCAAACCCAAGGTACACCAACGCGTACACCAGCCAGCCGATCACCAGGACCTTGCCGCGTCCGACCGCATCCGAACGCGATCCGGCCGGAGCGGAGGCGAGCGTGTAGACCGCGTTGAACACGAAAACGGCCAGCAAGACCTGAAAGACGCTCAGTCCGCGGTCCTGCGCCCGCAGGACGAGGAAGGAATCCGAAGAGTTGCCGAGCGTGAACAGCGAGACGACGAGGAAGAATCCGATCAGGCGCGGGCTGAAGGTGCGCCGGGGGGACGGGGCCGCCGGCAATTGCCCGGGCGCCGCCGGCGTCCGGGGCCCGACCGGAACGTCGCGGGCGATAAGGATCAGGCTGAGCACTCCCAGGAAAGCGGGGAGGATGCTGATCCAGATCGCCAAACGGAACGTATCCGCCTGCAAGACCGCCTCCGAAGGGCCGGCCGCATAGGCGACCGCCGCCGCGGCCGCCAAGCCGATCGCCGCCCCCAAGGTGTCCGCCGCGCGGTGCAATCCGAATCCGAAACCCCGGTTTTCAGCCCGGACCGAATCCGCGACCAGCGCGTCGCGCGGCGCGGTGCGGATCCCCTTGCCGATCCGGTCCGCAAACCGCAGGAACAGGACCGCCGGCCAGGAGCCTGCCAGCAGGAAAAACGGCTTGACGACCGCCGAAAGCGAGTATCCGAAGACGGTCAGCGCCTTGCGTTTTCCGAGCTTGTCGGAAAGCCATCCGGAAAGAAGCCGGGTGAGGCTGGCGGTGCTTTCCGCGACGCCCTCGATCAGTCCGACGACCGACGTTTTCGCCCCCAGCACGTTGGTCAGGAACAGCGGCAGGAGATGAAAGATCATTTCCGAGGAGATGTCGGTGAATAGCGAGCCCAGCGAGACCGCCAGGAGGTTGCGGGGGATGCGCATGGATCGTCGAAGATCGGAATTCCCAGCCATGATCGCCTCCGGACATCCAGGGGTGGATTTTTGGAAAAGTATACTCAATTGCCGCCTTCGCGCCATCCTGCCGCGAATCGGTCTTCGAAATATAATTGTCCGGGACGGGATCGGGCAAGCGGAGCGCGGACCGTCCCGGCGGAAGCGCCGGCTCTCCTCCCGCCGATGACCGTTGCTTTGTCCAAGCGCGCCCGCGTTC belongs to Anaerolineales bacterium and includes:
- a CDS encoding diacylglycerol kinase family lipid kinase gives rise to the protein MTRYSVIVNPTSGRGEGGFNIPKAKQLLSALGVTFDLARTERPMHAVELARRAAGEGYDVVVSMGGDGTANEVLNGLMQAKLAGEGEAAMGIITVGRGNDFGHGIDVPRGLEPSCRILAAGKRKRMDVGKVTGGLFPQGRYFGNGIGIGFDTIVGFEAAKLTWLSGFPSYLAAALKTIFLYFRAPLLRITHDGGTIEQPALMVSVMNGRRMGGSFHMAPQSKNDDGKFTVCLAGQVSRAGIFLLIPRFIQGTQAGHPAIRYLETSKLEVEALSGTIAAHADGETLSTDAPRMSAEIFPRAIDVIVGG
- a CDS encoding 1-acyl-sn-glycerol-3-phosphate acyltransferase encodes the protein MNIAQTVVYSPIRALGRTLCRVHDEELARIPHQGPLLIVANHVNFLDVPIFYTHLIPRSVTGFAKIETWKNPAIGLLFSLGGAIPIRRGVVDRTAFGRARDALRAGRILAIAPEGTRSGDGRLQKAQTGVSVLALESGAPVLPVAYYGGENFRRNIVRLVRTDFHFRVGTPFRVRLEGGRPTREARENITADIMYRLAALMPPEYRGHYADLSKATNRYLVDSNDCHSPRIS
- a CDS encoding ComEC/Rec2 family competence protein, which gives rise to MTLFYLCVFWMAGIGLAPILGLPFAAALTAGVSFFLLAFTLRRLRIAILGLAFFFLGSARLSAAQPKPGPGFVGAYLNASGVYEVVLEEDPIPKGGGFRIRARVERILPDGETEIRDLEGAVLVFFPRPPEGWRPRCGDRLVLYARLQPPPEIRGFDYALYLARQGVFGVLEDPVLRSSSPGSADPLRAALFAVRRRAQAVLRRLFPEPECALLAGILLGDESGIPLPVQDAFARTGTSHIVAISGFNISIIAGIFLALTKRLPRRIPGWLIAVLGIALYTVLVGAAASVVRAAVMGGMAMFGRSQGRRSHGLTSLAFAGAAMTAFSPWALWDIGFQLSFAAALGLILYADPLQNGAERLLRRLSKEKARALASAAGEIFLMTAAAQITTLPLMLYYFSSLSLSAFAVNPLILSVQPMVMIGGGLALMLGMVWLPAGQALAWAGWAPTAYTIRVVEWGADFSSLWLPTRHIPPSWIAVYYLALFGGTALSAFGKFPRPAWGKTIAAKACSLAVPVLAAGAYLAWGVFFNLPDGRLHLTVLATGGEAMLLRSPSGGTVLIDAGGDPNLLASGLGRILGYGPQRLDWVVVGSAAAESASALGEIGERYEIGGVLIPAGTDRNRKTLAGFLTACVERGIPVVEAGEGFGLDLGGGSRLRVLGQGEAGVILAVEYGAARWLILDGLDEELSGRMLTQGRVPAAQIAVFPYSVKKSGGLSEWLGAARPSAGIWPFEADLGWPEGTDLLRTDARGWIELATDGVRLWVRVEK
- a CDS encoding MFS transporter encodes the protein MAGNSDLRRSMRIPRNLLAVSLGSLFTDISSEMIFHLLPLFLTNVLGAKTSVVGLIEGVAESTASLTRLLSGWLSDKLGKRKALTVFGYSLSAVVKPFFLLAGSWPAVLFLRFADRIGKGIRTAPRDALVADSVRAENRGFGFGLHRAADTLGAAIGLAAAAAVAYAAGPSEAVLQADTFRLAIWISILPAFLGVLSLILIARDVPVGPRTPAAPGQLPAAPSPRRTFSPRLIGFFLVVSLFTLGNSSDSFLVLRAQDRGLSVFQVLLAVFVFNAVYTLASAPAGSRSDAVGRGKVLVIGWLVYALVYLGFAAAGASWQIWILYALYGLYYAMVEGTARAYVADLTVPETRGTAYGIFNAAVGIMAFPASLIAGILWQGISTWQGFGASAPFYFGSAMAIVAVVLTVFWLPRLAKE